Below is a genomic region from Candidatus Methylomirabilota bacterium.
GTGACCTACGCAGCAGGCGGACAGACGAGCGGGATGATCTCGCGCTTGTTGCGCCGGTAGACTCGGAAGTCCTCTTGGTCCACGGTGATGACGCTATGGCGGGGATGGAGTTCGCTCATGCGGATGAGACACAGATCGGCCAGGTCCGGATGACGGTCGGCATAGCGCACCGCCAGCGCCTCGAGCTGCGGGAGGTGGTCACTGCAGTTGAAGGCCAGTACAGCGAGTCCTTCGCCAGCATCGCCAGGACCAGCGCCACGCTCTGGAGACGGAAGGCGGCTTCCGCCAGCACTGCCTCGCACGTCAGCAGTGGCTCGGTGACGCGCTCCGCCACCCGGACGGCCCACCCGTGATGCCGATCGTTGTGGTTCGCGAAGGCGACCAGGAAGCCGGTGTCCGCGATCCCCTTCACGAGCGGGAGAAGCCCTTGCGCGAGGAGAGGTTCCTGGGGCCACGAACGGAGCCGGCCAGACGCATGAACGACCGAGGTGAATCGCTCGCCTTGGCCTTCTCAAGCTGGTCTCGGATGAGCTTGCCCTGAGACACACCGGTCTCGGCGGCAGCCCGCGCCAGCCAGGCGGCGAGCTCCTTGCTGAGACGCACCGTGATTGTGTGACTCATATGGCAAGCGTGTACTCGGCCCCGCCGATCCGTCAAGCGGCTCCGAGCCTGGGCCAGCTATCTGGACGGGGCTAACCTGACCGGAGCCAACGTGAGCCGGGCTCGGCTGACCCAGGCGCGGGCGAACGGGGCCACTCTCCACGACGGTCGACGCGAGCGGGGCGAACCTGGCGCGCGCCGAGCTGGTGCGAGCGGGCGCCAGCCTGCGAGGGGCCAATCTCCATTAGGCGAGCCTGGCCGGCGCCCAGCTTCGAGGGGCGGACCTGCGGGGGGCCGGGCTCTGCGGGGCCGACCTCGATGGCGCCGACGTGGACGGCGCCGACTTCACAGACGCCAATGTCCGGGATGCCCGCAGCACGGACCGGGTCAGCCACCGGGAGAGCGCCAAGGGCCTCTGAGCGTCGGCCCGCTGGCGCCGCGGTCACTCGGCCGATGTCCGGCGGCGGGTGGCGGCTTCCCTCACGGCCAGGTCGAGCACGCGGTACCAGCCGCCATTCAGACCGCGGCCGATGAACGGGGGGTCCGACTTCGTCCAGTCCCACCCGAGGAAGACGATCTTGCCGGCGCCGAAGGGAATGATCACCACCGACGCGTTGCGGCCGTTGTCGTAGACGCTGACGGAGCCGCGGGGGAGCGTGCGGAGCGGGATCAGGCCGGTGCTGTCGTTGCCCGGCAAGGCGGCCGGTCCGGGGGCGAACTGCGTGTGGGCCGCCGCCGGCCGCCGCACGGTGCGGACTCCGGTGCCGTTGACGGCGCCGACCCGGAAGCCGAAGAGCACGAACAGGAGGTCGCTGACCTTGTCCTTGGCTTCCTGGGAGCTGTGGATGATCATGCCGCCGCCGGCCGCGACCCAGTTCCGCCACACGACGCGGGTGGCCGCGGGGAGCTCTCCCGGCAGATAGCACCAGCTCTCCTGCTCGGGAATCAGGAAGACCTCCATGGCCCCGAGGGCAGACCGATACTGGGCGGTCGGGGCCACGAGGGTACCGGGCTGGTGGAACCCGAAGCTGCAGGCCCCGACGGAGTCGTAGGGCCCGGAGATCGTCCGGACCGTGTGCCCCAGCGATTTCAGGGCCGCCTGGACGTTGGCGGATTCCTGTGAGCCCTCCGGGTAGCCGATCTGGCCGGAGTCCACGTAGCGCGTGCTGTTGAAGACGAGGACTCTCGCGGCGTCCGCGGTCGGGGGCGCGCCGAGGGCCGCCAGCAGGAGGGCGAGGGCGATCAGGGCGATACCATGTCTCATCGGCGAATCACCTCGACCTGGTGATCGAGCAAGGAGAATGCCAGCGTCCGATGCGCGAGAAGGCCGCATGGTTCCAGGAGACAGGGAGGGCGGGGCGTCGGCCGCGTTGCAATTGTTGCCAGGCGCGGCGGGATCTTCTTGCACGACCGAGCCCGGCGTGCCGTACCCGTGGGCTGCTGGCCACCGCTTGACAAGCCGGTCGGAGTGACCCCGGAATAGCGGCGT
It encodes:
- a CDS encoding pentapeptide repeat-containing protein, yielding MAGAQLRGADLRGAGLCGADLDGADVDGADFTDANVRDARSTDRVSHRESAKGL